The Aphis gossypii isolate Hap1 chromosome 3, ASM2018417v2, whole genome shotgun sequence genome includes a region encoding these proteins:
- the LOC114121487 gene encoding rac GTPase-activating protein 1-like isoform X1, with the protein MNETALFSSKTMERLSLAMKYDEHFRHVMALLDTTVERDYKAKIISLDILSVQLKDHGNDKEIMKKKLQEMRIECERLMHNLKSSNRLLDEANKEKRHAEVERDNMAQKLENFYRLFNSANNSNLNRSGSPVFQCEAERFDQIPRQDTTESVLSDISYSRVEDSLDSDKNFEDAMDRWEPEVFGTVKRKRTSGVTNPNEMRKEIETNTTTATQIVATTTVTMQPFTRNISAKSIIEAKPSNLFPTPSAPPISDSLDSFDSDPYGNENNQNIPNTIHSSSALNKLNNRAHNFTQKSVIIPEICGPCGKKVKFNRVVVKCLDCKATAHLEHKDKIPLPCIPVKSTPSKNGGRIADYSPMVNGRPMIPALVIHCVNEIEQRGFDTVGLYRIPGSEKDVKALKEKFRKGVPNLSDVDIHVVCGCLKDFLRTLDDPLIPHYDWKTFTDAVRNSKDETEHRLYQAISLLPPPNRNTLAYIMLHLQKVAATPDCKMPVGNLARVFGPTIVGYSSEVSENLYFDCELSNKVVEEMLKLSPDYWSNFLNNLVPLRAQNTPLKRTSSRPLQPTHTPITKNNRIFGSSTKRRYLESPRSVKAARIKQLESKKK; encoded by the exons atgaaTG aaaccgcacttttttcttcaaaaacaaTGGAACGATTATCATTAGCTATGAAATATGATGAACATTTCCGACATGTGATGGCTTTATTGGATACAACTGTGGAAAGAG ATTATAAAGCCAAAATCATATCATTGGATATACTCAGTGTACAACTTAAAGATCATGGAAATGACAAAGaaataatgaagaaaaaacTACAAGAAATGCGTATTGAGTGCGAACGTCTTATGCATAATCTTAAAAGTTCTAATCGATTATTAGATGAAGCTAATAAAGAAAAGAGACATGCAGAAGTTGAACGAgataatatg gcccagaaacttgaaaatttctatAGACTTTTTAATAGTGCTAATAATTCCAACCTAAATCGATCTGGTTCTCCAGTATTTCAATGTGAAGCAGAAAGGTTTGATCAAATACCACGTCAAGATACAACtg AATCAGTATTATCAGACATAAGTTACTCGAGAGTAGAAGATAGTTTGGATTCCGATAAGAATTTTGAAGATGCTATGGATCGCTGGGAACCTGAAGTATTTGGTACTGTAAAAAGAAAACGAACATCAGGTGTTACAAACCCCAATGAAATGAGGAAGGAAATtgaa ACAAATACTACAACTGCTACTCAAATTGTTGCTACTACTACTGTTACAATGCAGCCATTTACAAGAAACATCAGTGCAAAATCTATTATTGAAGCCAAACCATCTAATCTTTTTCCAACACCCAGTGCACCACCTATATCTG acTCTTTGGACTCGTTTGACTCTGATCCATATggtaatgaaaataatcaaaatatacccAACACAATACATTCAAGTTCAgcacttaataaattaaacaatagagCTCACAATTTTACTCAAAAAAGTGTCATCATTCCAGAAATATGTGGCCCATGTggaaaaaa agttaAATTCAATCGTGTTGTGGTGAAATGCTTAGACTGCAAAGCAACAGCGCATTTGGAACACAAAGATAAAATTCCTTTACCGTGTATTCCTGTAAAGAGTACACCAAGCAAAAATGGc GGACGAATAGCTGATTATTCACCAATGGTTAATGGCCGCCCAATGATACCTGCATTAGTCATCCACTGTGTGAACGAAATTGAACAAAGAGGATTTGATACTGTTGGATTGTACAGAATACCTGGTTCAGAGAAAGATGTAAAAGCACTGAAGGAAAAATTCCGTAAAGGAGTACCTAATTTGTCCGATGTTGACATACATGTTGTGTGTGGTTGCTTAAAAGATTTCTTGAGAACTCTTGATGATCCATTAATTCCCCACTATGATTGGAAAACTTTTACGGATGCTGTCAGAAATTCAAAAGATGAAACTGAACACAGATTATACCAAGCCATATCATTATTACCACCGCCCAATCGTAACACACTCGCATATATAATGTTGCATTTACAAAA agtTGCTGCAACACCTGATTGCAAAATGCCTGTTGGAAATTTAGCTCGAGTATTTGGTCCAACAATTGTTGGTTATTCAAGTGAAGTTTCTGAAAATCTGTATTTTGATTGTGAATTGAGTAATAAA gttGTTGAAGAAATGCTGAAATTGTCACCTGACTATTGGtcaaactttttaaacaatttagtaCCTTTGCGTGCACAAAATACACCCCTGAAACGCACTTCTTCTCGTCCATTACAACCTACTCATACTCCAATTACCAAAAACAATAGAATTTTTGGTTCTAG CACAAAAAGGCGGTATTTAGAATCTCCACGATCAGTCAAAGCTGCTAGGATCAAACAACttgaatcgaaaaaaaaataa
- the LOC114121525 gene encoding uncharacterized protein LOC114121525 codes for MNSLMTVVVLGACMMAVCLAMPQGSKDGAIFTNEAIRQAQSTHLIPQNAQIQKVQEGVELVAYESIPGSQAINLFEILGDHVPPEVVSNLQTQVDQVGKQ; via the coding sequence ATGAATTCCTTAATGACCGTTGTGGTTTTGGGCGCGTGCATGATGGCTGTATGCCTGGCAATGCCTCAAGGATCTAAAGATGGAGCTATTTTCACTAACGAAGCCATCAGACAAGCACAAAGTACACATCTTATACCGCAAAATGCTCAGATTCAGAAGGTTCAAGAAGGCGTAGAGTTGGTCGCATACGAGTCGATACCTGGCTCACAGGCCATCAACCTGTTCGAGATCCTCGGCGACCACGTGCCTCCAGAGGTTGTTAGCAATCTGCAAACCCAAGTCGATCAAGTTGGAAAACAGTGA
- the LOC114121487 gene encoding rac GTPase-activating protein 1-like isoform X2, which translates to MERLSLAMKYDEHFRHVMALLDTTVERDYKAKIISLDILSVQLKDHGNDKEIMKKKLQEMRIECERLMHNLKSSNRLLDEANKEKRHAEVERDNMAQKLENFYRLFNSANNSNLNRSGSPVFQCEAERFDQIPRQDTTESVLSDISYSRVEDSLDSDKNFEDAMDRWEPEVFGTVKRKRTSGVTNPNEMRKEIETNTTTATQIVATTTVTMQPFTRNISAKSIIEAKPSNLFPTPSAPPISDSLDSFDSDPYGNENNQNIPNTIHSSSALNKLNNRAHNFTQKSVIIPEICGPCGKKVKFNRVVVKCLDCKATAHLEHKDKIPLPCIPVKSTPSKNGGRIADYSPMVNGRPMIPALVIHCVNEIEQRGFDTVGLYRIPGSEKDVKALKEKFRKGVPNLSDVDIHVVCGCLKDFLRTLDDPLIPHYDWKTFTDAVRNSKDETEHRLYQAISLLPPPNRNTLAYIMLHLQKVAATPDCKMPVGNLARVFGPTIVGYSSEVSENLYFDCELSNKVVEEMLKLSPDYWSNFLNNLVPLRAQNTPLKRTSSRPLQPTHTPITKNNRIFGSSTKRRYLESPRSVKAARIKQLESKKK; encoded by the exons aTGGAACGATTATCATTAGCTATGAAATATGATGAACATTTCCGACATGTGATGGCTTTATTGGATACAACTGTGGAAAGAG ATTATAAAGCCAAAATCATATCATTGGATATACTCAGTGTACAACTTAAAGATCATGGAAATGACAAAGaaataatgaagaaaaaacTACAAGAAATGCGTATTGAGTGCGAACGTCTTATGCATAATCTTAAAAGTTCTAATCGATTATTAGATGAAGCTAATAAAGAAAAGAGACATGCAGAAGTTGAACGAgataatatg gcccagaaacttgaaaatttctatAGACTTTTTAATAGTGCTAATAATTCCAACCTAAATCGATCTGGTTCTCCAGTATTTCAATGTGAAGCAGAAAGGTTTGATCAAATACCACGTCAAGATACAACtg AATCAGTATTATCAGACATAAGTTACTCGAGAGTAGAAGATAGTTTGGATTCCGATAAGAATTTTGAAGATGCTATGGATCGCTGGGAACCTGAAGTATTTGGTACTGTAAAAAGAAAACGAACATCAGGTGTTACAAACCCCAATGAAATGAGGAAGGAAATtgaa ACAAATACTACAACTGCTACTCAAATTGTTGCTACTACTACTGTTACAATGCAGCCATTTACAAGAAACATCAGTGCAAAATCTATTATTGAAGCCAAACCATCTAATCTTTTTCCAACACCCAGTGCACCACCTATATCTG acTCTTTGGACTCGTTTGACTCTGATCCATATggtaatgaaaataatcaaaatatacccAACACAATACATTCAAGTTCAgcacttaataaattaaacaatagagCTCACAATTTTACTCAAAAAAGTGTCATCATTCCAGAAATATGTGGCCCATGTggaaaaaa agttaAATTCAATCGTGTTGTGGTGAAATGCTTAGACTGCAAAGCAACAGCGCATTTGGAACACAAAGATAAAATTCCTTTACCGTGTATTCCTGTAAAGAGTACACCAAGCAAAAATGGc GGACGAATAGCTGATTATTCACCAATGGTTAATGGCCGCCCAATGATACCTGCATTAGTCATCCACTGTGTGAACGAAATTGAACAAAGAGGATTTGATACTGTTGGATTGTACAGAATACCTGGTTCAGAGAAAGATGTAAAAGCACTGAAGGAAAAATTCCGTAAAGGAGTACCTAATTTGTCCGATGTTGACATACATGTTGTGTGTGGTTGCTTAAAAGATTTCTTGAGAACTCTTGATGATCCATTAATTCCCCACTATGATTGGAAAACTTTTACGGATGCTGTCAGAAATTCAAAAGATGAAACTGAACACAGATTATACCAAGCCATATCATTATTACCACCGCCCAATCGTAACACACTCGCATATATAATGTTGCATTTACAAAA agtTGCTGCAACACCTGATTGCAAAATGCCTGTTGGAAATTTAGCTCGAGTATTTGGTCCAACAATTGTTGGTTATTCAAGTGAAGTTTCTGAAAATCTGTATTTTGATTGTGAATTGAGTAATAAA gttGTTGAAGAAATGCTGAAATTGTCACCTGACTATTGGtcaaactttttaaacaatttagtaCCTTTGCGTGCACAAAATACACCCCTGAAACGCACTTCTTCTCGTCCATTACAACCTACTCATACTCCAATTACCAAAAACAATAGAATTTTTGGTTCTAG CACAAAAAGGCGGTATTTAGAATCTCCACGATCAGTCAAAGCTGCTAGGATCAAACAACttgaatcgaaaaaaaaataa
- the LOC114121484 gene encoding uncharacterized protein LOC114121484: MNIMRHKLISSRWKYMVIISSFFLTLNTVVFGVPLSMSYSNQENIRNEHFAHEKEYDKKLADSSCIVNGSKYGEGEYTPGAGPCEECICHPPNVVCSMMKCPINTGCITIQLPNKCCPKYKCDCEHKGKQYNNGEKINKSDESACRVCFCNGGEIVCTSIVCYTRNDCQGYYLPGDCCPKYDNCSSTSIEQKQKESITSKKSNGRKIDNWSDTTEHNFNEEGIWKRDTAKSQNQELTTVPITFQDPETVIRDINTSLPYFEELDASTANSMLDKNITFDESDIEINNLVTVGDINESSKTSFLGFEIDNLTTYGETTDTSYITNNTTSEIIPQFEELFDTTTDIDNSVIITDQNGTETIIGLTEEPVTEEMINSVPRTSSTQVEIFNPNDLMLDTGKPMIELSTMTSEIDITTEMDYEGSREATTPRAPDKSTVGTPHKLVMNTLQKTIEDEMNTENTFTDLEDTTDMFGPNFGYKTQTHQTPFDSNSDSTHTKKNTYTTTFLPTILTTSKIIKEITTKHSQNELFNQSFTNSNIKNIKNNTSENIEYDPENITINTNKSTEMYNDTSILELETENTTSCVNSSCTNSSKLNDELFDFQSESTTPFIIETKLLPSQDSLRSVIKKITYPKEYPDEFETIQNGPSLTITKRTYTSIPDIVYTTTTMVTLPTLELIYKADKEIEKYLSEIQSTTIKPSNSLRPLQNISLLNPT; the protein is encoded by the exons AT GAACATCATgagacataaattaataagttcaaGGTGGAAGTATATGgttattatttcaagttttttcttGACATTAAATACTGTGGTATTTGGAG TGCCATTAAGTATGTCATATTCAAATCaagaaaatataagaaatgaaCATTTTGCACACGAAAaagaatatgataaaaaattagcaGACTCTAGCTGTATTGTCAATGGTTCAAAATATGGGGAAGGGGAATATACACCAGGAGCAGGTCCATGTGAGGAATGTATTTGCCATCCACCAAATGTTGTTTGTTCAATGATGAAATGTCCAATAAATACTGGTTGCATTACAATTCAATTACCAAATAAATGCTGCCCAAAGTACAAATgtg ATTGTGAACATAAaggtaaacaatataataatggagaaaaaattaataaatccgATGAATCAGCTTGTAGAGTGTGTTTTTGTAACGGCGGAGAAATAGTATGTACGTCTATTGTATGTTATACTAGAAATGATTGCCAAGGATATTATTTACCAGGAGATTGTTGTcctaaatatgataattgctCGTCAActtcaatag aacaaaaacaaaaagaatCAATCACTTCTAAGAAATCAAATGGTAGAAAAATTGATAACTGGTCAGATACTACagaacataattttaacgaGGAGGGTATTTGGAAAAGAGATACAGCAAAAAGTCAAAATCAAGAATTGACTACAGTTCCTATAACATTTCAAGACCCTGAAACAGTAATTAGGGACATAAACACATCATTACCTTATTTTGAAGAATTGGATGCTTCAACAGCAAATTCAATgctagataaaaatattacttttgatGAATCAGATatcgaaattaataatttagtaactgTGGGTGATATTAATGAAAGTTCTAAGACTTCATTTTTAGGTTttgaaattgataatttaacaaCATACGGAGAAACCACTGATACTAGctatataacaaacaatacaACTTCAGAAATTATACCTCAATTTGAAGAATTATTTGATACTACAACAGATATCGACAATTCAGTGATAATAACAGATCAAAATGGTACTGAAACTATTATAGGATTAACAGAGGAACCAGTTACTGAAGAAATGATTAATTCAGTACCTAGAACAAGTAGTACACaggttgaaatttttaatccaAATGATTTAATGTTAGACACAGGAAAACCAATGATTGAACTTTCTACTATGACTTCTGAAATAGATATAACAACTGAAATGGATTATGAAGGGTCGAGAGAAGCAACTACACCAAGAGCACCTGATAAATCAACAGTTGGCACACCTCATAAATTAGTTATGAACACACTTCAAAAAACTATTGAGGATGAAATGAATacagaaaatacatttacagATTTAGAAGATACCACAGATATGTTTGGACCCAACTTTGGCTATAAAACACAAACACATCAAACCCCATTTGATTCAAATTCAGATagtacacacacaaaaaaaaatacctatacaacaaCATTTTTACCAACCATATTAAcaacttcaaaaattataaaagaaataactaCTAAACATTCCcaaaatgaattattcaatCAATCATTTACCaattcaaatatcaaaaacattaaaaataatacttcagaAAACATAGAATATGATCcagaaaatataactattaatacaaataaatcgaCTGAAATGTACAATGACACTAGTATTCTGGAATTAGAAACAGAAAATACTACTTCTTGTGTAAATAGTAGTTGTACCAATTCTTCAAAACTAAATGATGAACTATTCGACTTTCAATCAGAGTCAACAACtccttttattattgaaacaaaattattaccaaGTCAAGACTCTCTTCGttcagtaattaaaaaaattacatatccTAAAGAATATCCTGATGAATTTGAAACAATTCAAAATGGACCAtctttaactataacaaaaagaaCGTACACAAGTATTCCAGACATAGTttatacaacaacaacaatggtTACATTACCAACTTtagaactaatttataaagctGATAAagaaatcgaaaaatatttatctgaaATTCAATCGACAACTATAAAACCAAGTAATAGTTTACGCCCACTTCAAAACATATCACTTTTAAATCCAACTTAA
- the LOC114121485 gene encoding ATP synthase subunit s, mitochondrial, which yields MMLNTLKFHFLKKNAMGMNQRCLWQWIDDNFNRFDEDRIKEIGPNLACAEWLMKNGAQVRWKGCKEFVSHYDCLPSVTSSNPGQFLIEQVHAGKEASISHIGFSYFENCKNISDIEFVGCNTIDNEALNKLNILKDYLTNLKINGCLNVSDQGIMSLEQLKALKYLELKNLQFLIKPEAAIGHLKTKLPECNIQYNE from the exons ATGatgttaaatactttaaaatttcattttttaaaaaaaaacgcaatGGGAATGAACCAACGTTGCTTATGGCAATGGATTGATGACAATTTCAACCG tTTTGATGAGGATCGTATCAAGGAAATTGGCCCTAACTTGGCATGTGCTGAGTGGCTTATGAAAAATGGTGCACAAGTCAGATGGAAAGGTTGTAAAGAATTTGTCAGCCATTACGATTGCTTACCTAGTGTAACATCCAGTAACCCCGGACAGTTTCTAATTGAACAAGTTCATGCTGGAAAAGAAGCTTCAATTTCACATATAGGATTTAGTTATTTTG aaaactgtaaaaatatttctgataTTGAATTTGTTGGATGTAACACAATTGATAATGAAGCATTAAATAAACTCAATATCTTAAAAGATTATTtgacaaatttgaaaattaatggcTGTTTAAATGTTTCTGACCAAGGAATAATGTCATTGGAACaacttaa ggcattaaaatatttggaattgaaaaatttacaatttttaattaagccAGAAGCAGCAATTGGTCATCTGAAAACAAAGCTGCCAGAatgcaatatacaatataatgaatga